The DNA window AAAAACGAGTTCGTGGCTGAATTTTTAGGATATTCGAACGTTTTCGAAGGCTACGCTAACGGAAACGTCATCGAAACGGATCTCGGAATAATAAAAACTTTTGAGCAACACACCGGAAAAGTGAAGGTTTACGTCCATCCGAGGGACGTGATGGTGGTAAGAGAAGGAAAACCCCTCAGGAGGGGAATTGAGGAGAACATTTTCGAAGGAGTTTTGAAGGAGATTATTGAGAAGCCCAACAGCTCTTTAATACTTTTCGACGTTAATGGGGTGACGATTAAAGCTGAACTGCCAAACTACGTTGTCGAAAGGTTAAGGCTGAAGGAGTTTTTGAATAAAAAGCCCGTCAGAATCTCTTTAAAAACGGGGAGGATTATCGTGATTTCTAAGTAATTAGAGAGACTTCCATTCTTCCGGAAGCTCGAATTTTCCTCCGATTTTGGCTTTCGGGGCTATTTTCCTAACTTCCTCAATTTCAGTCAGATATCCCATTTCTTTGTAGATTCTTTTGTTTGAATAAACGAAGTTCAGGAAAGAAAGAGATTTCTCAAAATTTTTCGTGAATTTCATCACTGCTATGGGGATGTAAGCAACTCTCGGAATCTGTTCAGGTTTCGGGAATATCACTTTCAGATTTGGACTCCAGTCGTCAAAGACGTCCCAGCCGATTACCGCATCAACCGCTCCAGCTTCTATAATAGAAGCGGTGTCGGAGCAGCTTTTTGTGAGAGTGACTACGTTCTTCTTAACGTCAAGCCCGTTGTACTCGAAAAGTTCTACAGCGTACAACCCAACGCAAACAGTGTTGGGATTTGCTATCGCAATTCTTATTCCGTCTTTCTCCAAATCTTCAAGCTTGGATATCTTCTTGGGGTTATCTTTTCTGACAACTATTACTGGAATTAAGTAAGCGAGAATTTTTTCCGTTTCCTCGTAAACG is part of the Ferroglobus placidus DSM 10642 genome and encodes:
- a CDS encoding molybdate ABC transporter substrate-binding protein, whose translation is MRRRDFLKLSAVGAFSLLGVSAFSLESELLVYAGSANLPPLEKIIELYGKKVKAIYGGSGYVLTQAIIAKKGDVYLPGSNDFMELAKEKGAVYEETEKILAYLIPVIVVRKDNPKKISKLEDLEKDGIRIAIANPNTVCVGLYAVELFEYNGLDVKKNVVTLTKSCSDTASIIEAGAVDAVIGWDVFDDWSPNLKVIFPKPEQIPRVAYIPIAVMKFTKNFEKSLSFLNFVYSNKRIYKEMGYLTEIEEVRKIAPKAKIGGKFELPEEWKSL